TCTGATGCGTATCGTCGAAGTGGTGGCTCCGGCCAGGCACGCCAAGGAGTTGATGGCGATGGGGCGTTTCTATGGCGCGGCGGACTGCTGGTGGGGGGCCGAGAGCCCCGATGGGCGCCAGGCCCTGCGCATGCTGGTGCCCGACAAGGCGCGCCAGCAGTTGCTCGATGGCCTGCAAAGTCTGCTCGACAAGGAAGATGGCGGGCGCATTGTCATCCAGACCGTCAATGCCACCCTGCCGCGCGTCGATGCTGGCGATGAGGAGTCCGCCGAGAACAAGCGCAATTCGGTCGCGCATACGCGCGAGGAGCTCTACACGGAGATTGCCAAGGGCGCGCAGCTGGATGGCAATTTTCTGCTGCTGGTGGTCCTGTCGACCGTGGTCGCATCCATCGGCATGGCCGAGGACAATGTCGCCGTGGTGGTCGGCGCAATGGTCATTGCGCCGCTGTTGGGGCCGAACATTGCTTTTGCCTTCGCGACCTCGTTGGGAGACCGCCGGCTGTCGATTCAGGCGCTTGCGGCCAGTGGCGCTGGGCTTGCGCTGGCATGCCTATTGTCGCTACTCATTGGCTTGATCTGGCCGATCAACCTCGACAGCCACGAGATTATGGCCCGCACCGAGGTTGGACTGAGCAGCGTTGCGCTCGCACTGGCCTCGGGCGCCGCAGCGGTGCTGTCCTTGACCACCGGATTATCCTCGGCCCTGGTGGGCGTGATGGTCGCGGTGGCGCTGCTGCCCCCGACAGCCGTCATGGGTCTGCTGCTGGGGCATGGTCGCTGGGAGCTGGCGCTGGGTGCGGGATTGCTGCTGGCGGTCAATGTGGTCTGCGTGCTGCTGGCCGCCAAGGTGGTGTTTCTTGTCAAAGGCGTGCGCCCGCGCGGCTGGCTGGAGACGCGCAAGGCCAAGACTTCGATGTCGCTTTACATCGCACTCTGGGCCATTCTACTGGCCATTCTGATTGCCGCGATGCTGCTGCGCAGCTCGCTCGATCAGCTGCTCCAAAACGCGCCTATGCCGATGTAAGCAAGTGCCTGACTCGGATTGGACCGCGTTACCAGGCCAGCCGGAGCCGGGATGCTCGCAGCTGGGCTGGTCGCCCAAACAAGTCACCCAAACAAGCCCAATCCGTCTCAAGCCCAATCCGTCTCAAGCCCAATCCGTTTCAACCCAGTCCGCCTCAGGCACGCTCGATCGGGAAGGCGAACACCTGATCGATATGCTCGGCGCCGCAATGCAGCATCAGCAGGCGGTCGAGCCCCAGGGCGACCCCCGCGCTGTCAGGCAGACCGGCCTGCAGCGCCGCGAGCAGGTGTTCATCCAGCGGGACGAGCGGCAAACCCAAGGCAGCCCGCTCCGATTGATCTGCATCAAATCGCTGCCGCTGCTCATTGGCGTCGGTCAATTCCTGAAATCCGTTCGCGAGTTCCAGCCCCTGCCAGTAAAGCTCAAAGCGCTCGGCATGCGGCGGATCATCGCTGCTGAGACGCGCCAGCGCTGCCTGGCTGGGT
Above is a genomic segment from Thiorhodovibrio litoralis containing:
- a CDS encoding TIGR00341 family protein, translated to MRIVEVVAPARHAKELMAMGRFYGAADCWWGAESPDGRQALRMLVPDKARQQLLDGLQSLLDKEDGGRIVIQTVNATLPRVDAGDEESAENKRNSVAHTREELYTEIAKGAQLDGNFLLLVVLSTVVASIGMAEDNVAVVVGAMVIAPLLGPNIAFAFATSLGDRRLSIQALAASGAGLALACLLSLLIGLIWPINLDSHEIMARTEVGLSSVALALASGAAAVLSLTTGLSSALVGVMVAVALLPPTAVMGLLLGHGRWELALGAGLLLAVNVVCVLLAAKVVFLVKGVRPRGWLETRKAKTSMSLYIALWAILLAILIAAMLLRSSLDQLLQNAPMPM